GTGTGTATCCATACTGGGTGTGTGTATCCATACTGGTTGTGTATATTTATTCTGGTTGTGTGTATCCAGTATAGAGAGCAGCATGAAGATGATGTCATCTGCGTTGCTGGGTCTACTGATCAGCTTCACAGTCCTCTCTACAAGTGGGTCATTTTCATACTGTTAGCTGCATCCTCACAGAGATATGCTTTCATTTCATAATTTTCAGCTTTGAGGTTTGGCTTTCAAAAACCTTAACAGGTGTTACTTTAGATGGTTATCAACTTCTTCATATACTTTTGTTCAAATAATCTTAACTTGAGAATaaattatataaattatataaattataatgtgtgtgagtgtagtatTCTTGTTCTACTAAAATGACTATGTTTGCGTAGGGCTGTTGTGTTGAATCATAAACCAAATATAGCTTGTGCAGAGCTGTTGTGTTTTATAACAATATCATCACCAATATGTGCAAAATGTTGCTGTTGTGTTATGATAGTGTATGTTTATTGTGGTGTGATAGTGTGTATTTATTATGGTGTTGTTTTATAGTAAGTGGGtgttatggttgtgtgtgtgttctgttgacTATGgtgttataatgtgtgtgtgtgtgtgtttgtgtgtgtgtgtgtgtgtgtgtgtgtgtgtgtgtgtgtgtgtgttctgttggcTATGgtgttataatgtgtgtgtgtgtgtgtgtgtgtgtgtgtgtgtgtgtgtgtgtgtgttctgtaggcTCAGCGCTGCAGTGTTATCGATGTCATGGTTACAGCACCGTCAACTGCCAAAACGTGCAAGAGTGCAGCTACGAGGACTCCTGTCTGTCCCTGAGTGAGAAAGGtaaagtcacagacacacacagacacacacacacacacacactcactcgcatgtacgcacgcacacacaaactcacagacacacacacacacacaattgtaactgctgtgtgtttgggttcAGGTGGCAAAACCATTCGGCAGTGTATCCGTTACACGGACTGTGACAACTTGCGCCTGACGCAGATGTTCCCGTCAGTGGACGGCTTCACTTACcgctgctgcagcagcaaccTGTGCAACGGAGGCATCGCCACGGCGACCAGCCAGCCTGCCCTGCTGCTCGGGGCGCTGGTGCCGGTGCTGCTTGGCCTCTGGGTCCTGTGACTCGCTGTTGCCGCCGCCGGACACGACCACGGGAACCTGGACTGCAACTTCACTTGTCCACGGCACCGCTGCCCTAGGTCCAACCACGAATGGCCTTTGTGTAGTTAATGTTTAAGTGCAGAATCCACTATGTGCTGTAATTTTAGTTCATGTTTACATTTGCCCATATATTGAAAGGTTACATTATCATTAAACCATGTAAATCAGTATTGAATATGGACTGGTCTAAGTGTTAATGATGTAATTTAATCCCATTAAAAAGACTAACTGTGAGTGATCTGAACCAATTTAGTTTTCCGGTCATGGTCACACCAACATGTTTGTTTAAGATTATTTTTTTGGTTAATAACAGAATTAAAAGAATATTTGATAAAATTATCTGGTGTATTTGATAGTAGTTTGATAGAGTTCTCTGAACTCTGAAGGAAGTGGTTCCCAATTgtttttaggtgtgtgtgtctgtgtgcgtgcgtgcgactGTGCTACCCTCCGTGGTTATACTCGTGGTTGTAAACTCCAGCCATCAGCTGTTGCATCAATGACATAATAATTACCAGACAAAGTATGCACAATTTACTGTATTtattcaaataaataaacaatcaataaatacataaataaaaacataaataaataaatacatatcacagtacagtacagtagggAACTCTAAGGAGACACTAAGCAACATTCATATCGCTCTCCTGGGAACATAGTAGACTATGTGAGAACTAATCAGCTGATAGACAAAAGAATGGATGGAATGACCAGCAGGTTCTAACAGGTCCGGTGGATGCAACGACTGGCAGGATCTAACAGGTCCGGTGGGTGTAACGACTGGCAGGTTCTAACATGTCCAGTGGGTGGAATGACCAGCAGGTTCTATTGGGTCTGGTGGATGGAACGACTGGCAGGTTCTAACGGGTCCGGTAGATGGAATGATTGGCAGGTTCTAACGGGTCCGGTAGGTGGAATGACCAGCTGGTTCTAACGGGTCTGGTGGACGGAACGACCAGTAGGTTTTAATGAGTCCGGTAGATGGAATGACTGGCAGGTTCTAAAGGGTCCAGTGGGTGGAATGACTGGCAGGTTCTAGCAGGTCCAATAGATGGAACGACTGAGTGGTTCTAACAAGTCTGGTTGATGGCAGGTTATAAAGGGTCCAGggaatgcaaaaatataaacaGGTGAGCAGGTGTTGTATCTGAAGAACCTCTGAGACATGTGGTTTACATGGGAACGGATTGTGTCTGAGTGGATTTGGTCCAGTTACTGTAGAAATATATTGCAGAAATATAAAGAAATATTACCGATGACAGCAACagcaacgacaacaacaacaacatacaaATGCGACTAAACAGACAGTATGTTTGATATGATACACATGATATGATAAACTATCGCATCAGCATG
This DNA window, taken from Alosa sapidissima isolate fAloSap1 chromosome 11, fAloSap1.pri, whole genome shotgun sequence, encodes the following:
- the LOC121724206 gene encoding CD59 glycoprotein-like gives rise to the protein MKMMSSALLGLLISFTVLSTSSALQCYRCHGYSTVNCQNVQECSYEDSCLSLSEKGGKTIRQCIRYTDCDNLRLTQMFPSVDGFTYRCCSSNLCNGGIATATSQPALLLGALVPVLLGLWVL